Proteins found in one Drosophila busckii strain San Diego stock center, stock number 13000-0081.31 chromosome 2R, ASM1175060v1, whole genome shotgun sequence genomic segment:
- the LOC108595968 gene encoding odorant receptor 49b gives MFEDIQLIYMNVRILRFWALLYDKNVKRYICLSLSCFHVATQLQYIFTTNEGISGIIRNSYMLVLWINTVVRACLLLYDHDSYLQLIDNLRSTYYELQRQRDVYINGLLNQVNRQGKLMARGNLFFGLLTCIGFGLYPLSAVERVLPFGSKIPGVNEYASPWYEIWFVFHMLITPMGCCMYIPYTSLCVAFIMFGIVMCKALQHRLRGLKRHWNKQQLAKEIVECFIYHQRIIDYINTINKLTTYIFLLEFLAFGALLCALLFMLMIVDSTAQIAIVSAYINMILAQILALYWYANELREQNLNIAIAAYETEWFTFDFRLRRNISLMIMRAQRPAAIRLGNIKPITLELFKQLLNTTYTFFTVLKRIYG, from the exons ATGTTCGAGGATATACaactaatttatatgaatGTGCGCATTCTGCGCTTCTGGGCGCTACTCTATGATAAAAATGTAAAGCGTTACATTTGCCTCTCGCTCAGCTGCTTCCATGTGGCCACCCAGCTGCAGTACATCTTCACCACCAACGAGGGCATCAGTGGCATCATACGCAACTCCTACATGCTGGTCCTTTGGATAAACACAGTGGTGCGTGCCTGTCTCTTGCTCTACGATCACGATAGCTATCTGCAGCTGATTGATAACCTAAGAAGCACATACTACGAGCTGCAACGTCAAAGGGATGTGTATATAAATGGTTTGCTTAATCAAGTCAATCGCCAGGGCAAGCTCATGGCACGTGGAAATCTTTTCTTTGGCCTCTTGACCTGCATTGGCTTTGGTTTGTATCCGCTGAGCGCCGTCGAGCGAG TTTTGCCCTTTGGCAGCAAAATTCCCGGAGTGAATGAATATGCGTCGCCCTGGTATGAGATCTGGTTTGTGTTTCACATGCTCATCACGCCCATGGGCTGCTGCATGTACATACCGTATACGAGTCTGTGTGTGGCCTTTATTATGTTTGGCATTGTCATGTGCAAGGCGCTGCAGCATCGACTGCGCGGTCTGAAGCGCCACTGGAACAAGCAGCAATTGGCCAAAGAGATAGTCGAATGCTTTATCTATCATCAGCGCATAATAGA ctatataaataCCATAAATAAGCtgactacatatatattccTGTTGGAGTTTTTGGCCTTTGGCGCGCTGCTGTGCGCGCTGCTCTTCATGCTGATGATA GTGGACTCAACAGCGCAGATTGCCATTGTGAGTGCGTATATCAACATGATATTGGCGCAGATATTGGCGCTCTACTGGTACGCCAATGAGCTAAGGGAACAG AATTTGAACATTGCCATAGCTGCCTATGAGACCGAATGgtttacatttgattttagGCTGCGTAGAAATATTTCGCTAATGATTATGCGTGCGCAGCGACCCGCAGCG attCGCTTGGGCAACATTAAGCCCATCACATTGGAGCTGTTTAAGCAATTGCTGAACACCACTTATACGTTTTTTACAGTGCTTAAGCGCATTTATGGCTGA
- the LOC108594647 gene encoding uncharacterized protein LOC108594647 has translation MALIVLSLVLLLLVLIYKYAMSCFDVFQQRGIVHDAPKPFIGNLSWQVMYGSASFLEKLFERHQRYKQHKIYGFYNMRSPFFVLSDLELIKRVGIQHFDHFTNHPPLIPEASDALFTKSLTALKDEKWREMRNTLTPSFTGSKIKAMFELINECSVAGINYLATELQRTAQPEIELEMKNFFERFANDVIASTAFGIKVNSFVDIANQFYKTGKSMTKFSNLAMLKLMLYGIMPRIMKAFKVKLFDIEGVEYFRRLVFDAMKYRTEHNIIRPDMIQLLMDARRVYQTNADNSAQHAEFNDDDLFAQCLLFFFVGFETMSTCLCFLSYELCLNQQVQAQLYEEIQSVEQALQGAPLNYNVLMKMKYLDMVVSELLRLWPPAFSISRVCNKDIDMRDENNQLLVQFKKDDIIIIPVIAIQRDAAHFANPELFQPERFAEENRDNIQPYTYLPFGIGPRSCIANRMALMEVKSIIYHLLSKFQLLPAEKTVQNILPTLNFQMQPRAKFWIKLIENLYIYAFSIYQSVIMLWLVLSLVAVLCALLYKWSVAKYDTFNKRGVPHEPPTPLLGNVKLKALLGMISHMKLNLEQYATMKSHKVFGSYFLREPVYLITDLDLIKQVGVKHFDHFMNHKASEEIETPMSKSLISLQDARWREMRNILSPSFTGIKMRAMYVLINGCSHLSVEYIEQQLKQQQQSSSIELEMKDYFTRFTNDVIASAAFGIKVNSFEDKENQFYKTGQSVTNMSLYLILKSLLFFWMPRVMKALRVSIWNKKVIDYFKSLVLDAVKYRKEHKIVRPDMIQLLMEAQRNSAEGDKQLTDEELLAQCLLFFFAGFETVSICLCFTTYELCMNPEVQQKLYEEIMEVEQQLQGKALDYDTLVHMKYLHMVISEALRKWPPANATDRKCARDIDLRDENNEIVMSFKKDDQIFIPILPLHYDEEYFPEPLKFMPERFADENKHLVNMNAYLPFGIGPRSCIGNRMALMEVKSVIYHLVRQFKLLPAEKTCKDMFESIKGFQMMPKEKFWIKYEQRAATSSL, from the exons ATGGCGCTGATAGTTCTGAgcttagtgctgctgctgcttgtgctcatttataaatatgccatGAGCTGCTTTGACGTTTTCCAGCAACGTGGTATTGTCCATGATGCACCCAAGCCGTTCATTGGCAATCTTAGCTGGCAGGTTATGTACGGCAGCGCTTCGTTTTTGGAAAAGCTTTTCGAGCGGCACCAGCGATACAAGCAGCATAAGATCTATGGCTTCTATAATATGCGCAGTCCGTTCTTTGTGCTAAGCGATCTGGAGCTGATTAAGCGTGTGGGCATACAGCACTTTGATCATTTCACCAATCATCCGCCGCTCATACCCGAGGCAAGTGATGCGCTCTTCACCAAGAGTCTGACAGCCCTGAAGGACGAGAAATGGCGTGAGATGCGTAATACGCTGACGCCCTCGTTTACGGGCAGCAAAATTAAGGCAATGTTCGAGCTGATCAACGAGTGCAGTGTGGCgggcattaattatttagcaacgGAGCTGCAGCGCACAGCTCAGCCGGAAATTGAGCTGGAGATGAAAAACTTTTTCGAGCGCTTCGCCAACGATGTGATTGCCTCAACAGCCTTTGGCATTAAGGTGAACTCGTTTGTGGATATTGCCAATCAGTTTTACAAAACTGGCAAATCGATGACAAAGTTTTCAAATCTAGCCATGCTTAAGCTAATGCTGTATGGCATTATGCCGCGAATTATGAAG GCATTCAAAGTCAAACTCTTTGACATCGAGGGCGTTGAGTACTTCAGACGTTTGGTATTCGATGCTATGAAATATCGTACTGAGCATAATATCATACGTCCGGATATGATTCAGCTGCTCATGGACGCGCGACGTGTGTATCAAACAAATGCAGACAACTCCGCTCAACATGCTGAATTCAATGATGACGATCTGTTTGCGCAATGCCTGCTCTTCTTCTTTGTGGGCTTTGAGACCATGTCCACCTGTCTGTGCTTTCTTAGCTATGAGCTGTGTCTGAATCAGCAGGTGCAGGCGCAATTGTATGAGGAAATTCAGTCAGTGGAGCAAGCGCTGCAGGGCGCACCGCTAAATTACAATGTactaatgaaaatgaaatatttggaTATGGTTGTATCTGAGCTATTACGTCTATGGCCGCCAGCGTTTAGTATAAGTCGCGTTTGCAACAAGGACATCGACATGCGCGATGAGAACAATCAGCTGTTGGTGCAGTTTAAAAAGGATGACATTATCATAATACCAGTAATTGCCATACAGCGTGATGCAGCACATTTTGCTAATCCCGAATTGTTTCAACCCGAGCGCTTTGCTGAAGAAAATCGCGATAACATACAGCCCTATACCTATTTACCCTTTGGCATTGGACCTAGAAGTTGCATAG CTAATCGCATGGCCCTAATGGAGgtcaaatcaattatttatcaCTTGTTgagtaaatttcaattgctgcctGCTGAAAAAACAGTGCAGAATATTTTGCCCAcattgaattttcaaatgcaGCCAAGGGCTAAGTTCTGGATAAAACTA attgaaaatttatatatatacgcgtTTAGTATATATCAAAGTGTAATAATGCTTTGGCTTGTGCTCAGTTTGGTTGCTGTGCTGTGTGCGCTGCTGTACAAATGGTCGGTGGCCAAGTACGATACGTTTAACAAACGGGGCGTGCCACATGAGCCACCCACACCACTGCTGGGCAATGTAAAGCTCAAAGCGCTGCTGGGCATGATCTCACACATGAAACTGAACTTGGAACAATATGCAACGATGAAGTCGCATAAAGTGTTTGGCAGTTACTTTCTGCGTGAGCCCGTCTACCTGATAACTGACTTGGACTTGATTAAGCAGGTGGGCGTCAAGCACTTTGATCACTTTATGAATCATAAGGCGTCCGAGGAAATTGAGACGCCGATGAGCAAGAGTCTCATATCGCTGCAGGACGCCAGATGGCGCGAGATGAGGAATATATTGTCGCCCAGCTTTACGGGCATCAAGATGCGCGCCATGTACGTCTTGATCAATGGCTGCAGCCATCTGAGCGTGGAGTAcatcgagcagcagctgaaacagcagcagcagagcagcagcattgagcTAGAAATGAAGGATTATTTTACGCGTTTTACAAATGACGTCATAGCGTCTGCAGCCTTTGGCATTAAGGTGAACTCGTTTGAGGATAAGGAAAATCAGTTCTACAAAACTGGGCAGAGTGTTACAAATATGTCGCTTTACCTTATACTCAAGTCATTGCTTTTTTTCTGGATGCCGCGTGTGATGAAAGCCTTGAGAGTTAGCATCTGGAATAAGAAAGTTATAGACTACTTCAAGAGCTTGGTGCTCGATGCTGTGAAATATCGTAAGGAGCATAAGATAGTGCGACCCGATATGATACAGTTGCTAATGGAGGCGCAACGCAACAGCGCCGAGGGCGATAAGCAGCTAACGGATGAGGAGCTGCTGGCGCAATGTCTGCTCTTCTTTTTTGCAGGCTTCGAAACAGTGTCCATTTGTCTGTGCTTTACAACCTACGAGCTGTGCATGAATCCCGAAGTGCAGCAGAAGTTGTATGAGGAGATTATGgaagtggagcagcagctgcagggcAAGGCCTTGGACTATGATACGCTGGTGCATATGAAGTATCTGCACATGGTTATATCCGAAGCTTTGCGCAAGTGGCCGCCAGCTAATGCCACAGATCGCAAATGTGCGCGTGATATAGATTTGCGTGACGAAAACAATGAAATTGTCATGTCATTTAAGAAAGACGATCAGATCTTTATACCTATACTACCGCTACACTATGATGAGGAGTATTTCCCAGAGCCACTCAAGTTTATGCCGGAACGCTTTGCGGATGAAAATAAGCATCTAGTTAATATGAATGCCTATTTGCCTTTCGGTATCGGACCTAGAAGCTGCATAg GCAATCGCATGGCTTTAATGGAGGTTAAATCTGTCATTTATCATTTGGTGcgtcaatttaaattgctgccagcTGAGAAAACCTGCAAGGACATGTTCGAAAGCATCAAAGGTTTTCAAATGATGCCAAAGGAAAAGTTTTGGATTAAGTatgagcagcgagcagcaacgAGCAGTTTGTAA